AGGACAAGTAGGATGGGATGAATTTCTAGAATTAACTCAAACTACTGAAGGGCATCTTTTCTTGGCAATTGTAATTGCGATGTGTGTATTTCATACTGTTAACGGAATTAGAGTTATGTTAGGACATGGAGGAGTCGGTGTAGGAAAACCTGCAAGACCTGATTACCCATATGATCCAGCATCACAAAACTACAGACACAAAATAGGCATCTATTCTGCAATAGTTCTTGCCGCAATTGCTATGATGTATGGATTAGCGGTAATGTTTGGTGAATAAAATGAAAGAAAGCACAATTATGAAAATTCATTATGGAACTGCTCTGGCAGCAGTAGCTTTGGTTGCAGTCCATGTCTTAATGCGTCTTACGATGGGATTCGCAGAGTCTTTAGAGTATGAATCCGTTCTTGCAAATTACAAATTCATTCCATATGCTGCAATGTTGGAATTAATATTGATCCTACTTTCTATTCATGGATTTAATGGATTGCGAGTTATTTTGTTAGAATTAAAACAAGGACGAGTTTATGAAAAAGCTGTTTCATATGGATGTCTTGCAGCAATGTTTGGTTTAATAGCATATGGTTCAAGAACAATTATTATGACTAACATGGGGATGGTATAGAGATGGCACAAGTGTCTCACATTGCAGATGAACAAGCATCCACACCAGTATCTTCATCAAAATCAATTACACTTCGAATTGCAAGATACAATCCAGAACACGATGATTCAAGTCAATTCATGGAATTTACAATTCCGTATGAACGATGGACAACTGTTTTGGAGGCAATTCTTGAGGTCAAAAAACATTTTGATCATTCAGTAGCAGTACGTTATTCATGTAGACAAGCCACATGTGGTTCATGTGGAATGATGATTAATGGAAAACCTCGATTGGCATGTTTTACAAAAATTAGTGAATTAAAATCCGATGTTGTTACAGTTGAACCTATGAATAATTTTCCAATTATTAGAGATCTTGCAGTAAAGTTTGAAAGATTATTTGACACTCATCACAAAATCAAACCATATCTTATCCGAGATGACGCTGAACTAGAATCTGACGAAAAAGAATTTTTGCAATCTCCTGAAGAAGTAGAACAATACATACAATTTGCAAATTGTATCAAATGTGGGCTGTGTAATTCCGCATGTCCTACCATGGCAACTGATTCTTCTTTTGTTGGACCCCAAGCATTAGCTCAAGCATATCGATATGTTGCTGATAGCAGAGATAAAGGAAAAGATTCCAGGCTGAAAATTATTGATGAATCTCATGGAATCTGGAGATGTCACTTTGCGGGCTCTTGTAGTCAAGTATGTCCAAAAGGTGTTGATCCAGCAATGGGTATTCAGTTACTTAGAGGATACTTGCTAGGTTTTAGAGGTTAACCCGACTTCTTTGGGTTTGGACTGTTATTTACTTGATTGTTAATCTGTTCTGCCATAAAGTGATTTGATACATTTACTTTAACATCATCAACTCCATCTACTTTCAAGAGATTATCATGAACATCCTGACAAATCTTAAAACCAAATACTGCAGGACAGAATGGACTGGTGAGATGCAAATCAACTTTGACGTTATTGTTATTGATATCAACTTCGTCAATCAATTCTAATTCTACAATTGAAGTGTTAATTTCTGGATCTACAATCTTTGATAACTCATCGAAGATTTTCACTCTAAGCTGTTTGATATCTTGACTCATGTCGGCAAAAGCGTCGATGCTATATATAACCATTCTAGAACCTTAGATAATGTATCGTTCACGTCTTGGTACTGATTTGAGTGATATCACTTTAGATTATGTTTCATCAATTAATGATGATTCTGAAATTGCATATTATGACATCATTGGAAGTCAAGCTCATACTTTGATGTTATACCAAAATAGCATCATAACAAAAAATGATGCAAAAAAGATCTTATCAACATTAGATATTTTGAAAAATGAAAAATTTGATACATCTTCTGGAGCAGAAGACATTCATGAACTAATTGAATCACTAGTAATCAAAAAGGTTGGCATGGCAAGTGGTGGAAAGATGCATACTGCTAGGTCTCGAAACGATCAAGTTGCTTTAGATATTAGAATGAAAATTAGAGATGATATTAACATCATTTGTAATTGTCTTTTAGATACTATTGAAGCCCTAGTTTCCGTAGCCAAAAATCATCAAAAAACAATCATGCCACTTTACACTCATCTTCAACAAGCCCAAGCTGGTTTGTTTTCTCATTACCTTTTAGCTTATGCAGATGTATTGTCCAGAGACTTTCAGAGACTCTATGGAACATTTGAAAGAGTAAATCAAAGTCCACTTGGTGCTGGACCTGTTGGTGGAACACGTATTCCAATTGACAGACAAAGCACTGCAAAAATGTTAGGCTTTGATGGAGTTGTTGAAAATTCAATTGACGCAACAAGTACGCGTGATTTTGTTGCAGAATATGTTGCCATGATTTCAATTTTGATGACCAATCTAAGTAAGATATCTGAAGATTTTGTAATATGGTCAACGTCTGAATTTTCTTTTATTGAACTAGCCGATGAATTTACATCTCCTTCAAGTGTAATGCCTCAAAAGAAAAATCCAGATATTTTAGAATTAACACGTGGTAAAACATCTGAAATAATTGGAAACCTTACTGCAATCCTTACAACCATCAAAGGATTGGCAACTGGTTATGGACGTGATTTGCAACAGATTAAATCTTCTATCTGGGAAACATCGAAAATTTCAATCAGTGCATTATTGATTTTAAAATCCATACTTCTTACTTTGAAAGTAAATGAAAAACAAATGAAAAAAGTCACTAAATCAAGTAATCTCATTGCACTTGATATTGCTGAAAAATTAGTTCAGGAAGGAATTCCTTTTAGAGTGACTCATAAAATTTCAGGAGTTTTAGTGCAATTAGCTTATCAATCAAAAAAACCTATTTCAAAACTAAGTCTGGAACAAATAAAAAAATCTGTATCTGATACCAAAGTCGATCCAAAAATTGTATCTAAAATCATTTCTACTACTACTGTTGTTTCTTCCCTCAAAGACAGAAAATCATTTGGCTCTTCAGGCTATGATGAACAAAAAAGAATGATTTCTGATAGGATTCAAAAAATTAATCAATATAGAATAGATGTCACTAAAAGAGAAAATAAAATTAGTTCTTCTGTTGAATCATTGACAAAACAAATAGATGAAATTATAAAATAAATAAAAGAAAAATAGTGGATCTAAGGGACCTGTATCTTTCTTGGTTCAATTTTGACCCAATTTGTAACTAGATATTTATCCACTAGTTGTTGCTTGTGGTTCTGGTTTTTTTGATTTCTAGAACCATTTCGACAATAACAATTATGATGATCGGCAATAACAAAACAAGTAAAAATCCTATATCTGTGATTTGATTTCCTTTATCTAATAGATCAATCATAAAAATTGAATATCCCAACTCAATTATTATCATGTATATTGCTGTTGATGCTATTTTGTGTATTGTAGATCTGCCATCGGTTGTAATGGATTTGGATAACGAAATTATTTTTATTTTGTCTTCAACTTTTTTTGCATGTTCTGCAGAATCTATTAGCAAATTGGTATATAGCCTATCTAAAAGAAATATTGGTACCGTGTATATTGAACCAATTACCATGATCAAAGATAAAAATTGAATATTCGATCCAAGAATTGATGGTGAATCTTGGATAAATCCTGCAGATGTGACAATTGCTATTACCTGAATAATTGGACCTATGGGTAATCCCTTAGTTCTGATATCTAAAATAATATCATCTAAATGATGAATTTTCGTCATTGTCATTTTCCAATCTTCTAAAAGATAGTTTTTCGTATCATCACACATGAGATGTTATTATATGATATTCCTACATTAAAACAGTTTTCTTATAAATAATATGATATGTGCCTTGGAAAAACTAGCAAGTGGACATTTATTCTAGTCTAAAACTATGTTCATTAGTATTGAATCAGCAAGAACAAACTATCAAAATTTTCTTGGCTAATCCGTTGGGATTTTCTGAAGCAGGGAGATTCTTTCTAAAAGAAAAATTTATTCCTCAAATTCAAAATGACAAAATTCGAATTATAAATCCATGGAGAAACTTTGATTCAGATGAAAAAAAAATTCAAGAAATACTGAAAAAAGATGCTAACGAACAGGATCATGAATTAAACGAGTTTAATGAGTTTTTGGGAGATAGAAATGAATCTGATTTACGCAGTTCTGATATGGTTATCGCAATATTGGATGGTGTAGATGTTGATAGTGGAACAGCTGCAGAAATAGGTTTGGCATATGGTTTAGGAAAAAAGATAATTGGCTATCGTGGCGATTTGCGACAAACAGGAGAAAACAATCAGGTTCAGATTAATCTACAAGTTGAATATGATATTAAAAAAAGTGGCGGAAAAATTCTAAACTCTATAGAACAACTGAGTGAATATTTAAAAAATGAAGTAGAACACATCTGAATAATTGTGATTACGGATCGGAAGGGGCTGATATACTTTTCTGGGTTTGGTTTGAGACCCATTTTATGACGGATTTTTCTTTTTTTTATAATCATTATGGATGTTGCAAATTTTATGATGACTTTGATGGAATAATATGTGAGATACATATTCCATGATTATGTTAATATACTAAGTAAAATTAGATTATCTGATTTGTATCAAAAATTATCTTTATTATTTATCATGTTATTTGTTGTTGCGGTGAGCTATTCAGTTGATGCTTATGCTCAAACAGACTCTTTTAGGTTGATGGATTATGATGCCAATACAGATCGAGTGTATGTTGCAAATTCTGGTCAAGATGAAGTATGGGTAATAAATGCAACAGCAGCTCCTGACACTTTTCAAGTGTTGGCAAAAATTTCCGTAGGGACAGATCCTAGAGATATTGCAATTAGTGATGATGGAACCAAAATCTATGTGACAAATCACTTTGATGGGACAGTATCAAAGATCACATATGATCCTATTACTGATGAGTATGATTCAACTTACATTCCATTGGATGTAGGAAATCTCCCTTGGGGAATATCTCTTGTTAGCGGTAAATTATTTGTTGCAAACTGGGGAGGAAGTAACATTGGCGGCACAGATTATGATGGCACATTAACAATATACAATTTTACTGGAAACCCTCCTAGAACAGACATTCCAATTGGAGGCAATCTTGATGGTGGACCATGGGGACTTAATTCACATCCCAATGACACATGGCTTGTAATTACAGATGACGGTCAAGAAAAACTTGTACTAATTCATAGAGTAACTATGGAAATGTTTGAGATTGATTTGAGTCAAATAGAATGCTATAATCCATGGGATCCTGTAATTACAGATGACGGTCTAATTGTTACACCCTGTGGAGATAGTTATGATATTACTACTATGCCAAACTCTATCGAACTAGAATCACCACTCACTGTTTTTGCCGAACCAATCGTCGCAGGCGAACCTGCATTTTTTCCAGTTTTCAATCTTAAGAATTGTTGGAATTTAGATTATAGTTTTGGTGGCTGTACTGTAGGTCCTCCGCAAAAATTACAATTTGAAGATGAAGGTGCAACTCATAACGAACCATGGGCAGTTTATTCTCAAGGTGATAAGATCTACGGTGTCGACATGTATAACAAGGCAAATCCTGGAGAAGAGCAAGAAGAAGGTACTTTGTTAATATGGGATGCCACCACATTGGATTTAGTATCTGACGGAAAAATAGAATATGAAGACCATCCTGATAAAGTAGGTGTTGGGCCTAGAGATGTTTTGGTTACTCCTGATGGTAAAATTTTTGTATCCAACAGTGGAACACATGAAATATCTAACAAGCAAAATGAATTGGGAGGTACGCCATTTGATTATAGTTCTGCAGTAGGTGCATCAATCATTGCATGTGATGGTAGCAACTGCATTACAAGTCATCCAGTTACCACAACTGATAACACTCTATGGTTTATCATTGCAGGTATTGTCATAGCAATTGTGATAATTATATTCATAGTAATTAGAAAACAAAAAAAGAACTAAATCCACGTAAAAGACTAAAGGGACTTGTATGCCTTCTAGGTCTGATTTCGGCCAAGTCTGTGACTGAATTTATCATTTTTTAGAATTTCGATAAAATACATAATTTTTATTGATCCTAGTTCAAATCCTTGATCCTGAT
This genomic window from Nitrosopumilus ureiphilus contains:
- a CDS encoding succinate dehydrogenase; translation: MKESTIMKIHYGTALAAVALVAVHVLMRLTMGFAESLEYESVLANYKFIPYAAMLELILILLSIHGFNGLRVILLELKQGRVYEKAVSYGCLAAMFGLIAYGSRTIIMTNMGMV
- a CDS encoding succinate dehydrogenase/fumarate reductase iron-sulfur subunit, which produces MAQVSHIADEQASTPVSSSKSITLRIARYNPEHDDSSQFMEFTIPYERWTTVLEAILEVKKHFDHSVAVRYSCRQATCGSCGMMINGKPRLACFTKISELKSDVVTVEPMNNFPIIRDLAVKFERLFDTHHKIKPYLIRDDAELESDEKEFLQSPEEVEQYIQFANCIKCGLCNSACPTMATDSSFVGPQALAQAYRYVADSRDKGKDSRLKIIDESHGIWRCHFAGSCSQVCPKGVDPAMGIQLLRGYLLGFRG
- a CDS encoding metal-sulfur cluster assembly factor, with amino-acid sequence MSQDIKQLRVKIFDELSKIVDPEINTSIVELELIDEVDINNNNVKVDLHLTSPFCPAVFGFKICQDVHDNLLKVDGVDDVKVNVSNHFMAEQINNQVNNSPNPKKSG
- a CDS encoding beta-propeller fold lactonase family protein, with the protein product MSYSVDAYAQTDSFRLMDYDANTDRVYVANSGQDEVWVINATAAPDTFQVLAKISVGTDPRDIAISDDGTKIYVTNHFDGTVSKITYDPITDEYDSTYIPLDVGNLPWGISLVSGKLFVANWGGSNIGGTDYDGTLTIYNFTGNPPRTDIPIGGNLDGGPWGLNSHPNDTWLVITDDGQEKLVLIHRVTMEMFEIDLSQIECYNPWDPVITDDGLIVTPCGDSYDITTMPNSIELESPLTVFAEPIVAGEPAFFPVFNLKNCWNLDYSFGGCTVGPPQKLQFEDEGATHNEPWAVYSQGDKIYGVDMYNKANPGEEQEEGTLLIWDATTLDLVSDGKIEYEDHPDKVGVGPRDVLVTPDGKIFVSNSGTHEISNKQNELGGTPFDYSSAVGASIIACDGSNCITSHPVTTTDNTLWFIIAGIVIAIVIIIFIVIRKQKKN
- the argH gene encoding argininosuccinate lyase is translated as MYRSRLGTDLSDITLDYVSSINDDSEIAYYDIIGSQAHTLMLYQNSIITKNDAKKILSTLDILKNEKFDTSSGAEDIHELIESLVIKKVGMASGGKMHTARSRNDQVALDIRMKIRDDINIICNCLLDTIEALVSVAKNHQKTIMPLYTHLQQAQAGLFSHYLLAYADVLSRDFQRLYGTFERVNQSPLGAGPVGGTRIPIDRQSTAKMLGFDGVVENSIDATSTRDFVAEYVAMISILMTNLSKISEDFVIWSTSEFSFIELADEFTSPSSVMPQKKNPDILELTRGKTSEIIGNLTAILTTIKGLATGYGRDLQQIKSSIWETSKISISALLILKSILLTLKVNEKQMKKVTKSSNLIALDIAEKLVQEGIPFRVTHKISGVLVQLAYQSKKPISKLSLEQIKKSVSDTKVDPKIVSKIISTTTVVSSLKDRKSFGSSGYDEQKRMISDRIQKINQYRIDVTKRENKISSSVESLTKQIDEIIK
- a CDS encoding succinate dehydrogenase, coding for MTQDEHKEGIKGMANPSRYGIERVAYWLMRLSGLGLLAYFVAHIYETSTILRGQVGWDEFLELTQTTEGHLFLAIVIAMCVFHTVNGIRVMLGHGGVGVGKPARPDYPYDPASQNYRHKIGIYSAIVLAAIAMMYGLAVMFGE
- a CDS encoding nucleoside 2-deoxyribosyltransferase; this encodes MNQQEQTIKIFLANPLGFSEAGRFFLKEKFIPQIQNDKIRIINPWRNFDSDEKKIQEILKKDANEQDHELNEFNEFLGDRNESDLRSSDMVIAILDGVDVDSGTAAEIGLAYGLGKKIIGYRGDLRQTGENNQVQINLQVEYDIKKSGGKILNSIEQLSEYLKNEVEHI